The window GGTGGTGACAGCCGGGCCGGCGTCCTCTTGGCGGAGCACCGTCTGCCCGCTGCGGAAGGCTTCCTGGGCGGCGGGCTCACCCCACGTCAGCTCAGCCTCCTTCGACCGCCCTCTCCCTAGCGCCCGAGCATAGGTGGGTTCGAGCGAGCCGGAGTCCTCGTTCTGCAGGTACAGCGAGACAACGTCGAAGATGAAGATCGTGCGCGCCAGCCGGAACACCGCATCCAGCCCAGCCTCGGTGTCGTACGTCTCGGCAACGATTCGGGCGATGGCGTAAACCGCATTCAGTTCTGTGCCATGCGTCAGCGGGCCGGGAGGGATCAGGGGTCCAGTCATGAGGCGCTGGCTGCCGTGGGGAGGGAGAACCGGAAAACCGTCCCTTGCCCTTCGCTGCTCTCTACCTGGAGCTGGGCGCCGTGGGCGCCGAGGATCATCTTGACCAGCGCCAGACCCAGCCCCGTGCCTCCGTAGCGGCGGGTCGGCGAACCGTCCAGCTGGTGGAAGGGCTCGAAGATCTCCTCCAGCCGTTCCTGGGGGATGCCGATCCCGGTGTCGCGGACGATGAGCGTGACCAGCTCACGGTCGGCGGAGGCCGAGACCTCCACGCTGCCGCCGGCCGGGGTGAACTTGATGCCGTTGTCCAGCAACTGATACAGCACCCACCCGATCTTCTCCCGGTCGGCGTGCACCGCTGGGACGGTCGGGGCGATGGACAGGACCAGAGACACACCTGCCTTGTCGGCTTTCGAGCGGGAGCGGCTGACTACCTGGTCCGCCAGCTCCGCGGCGTCGACCCTTCGAAGGTCGATCGTCATTCCCGCCCGCGAGGCCGTGGAGTACTCGATCAAGTCCTCGATCAACCGCTCCAGCCTGTCGGTGGCGCGGTACATGACCGTGACCGCCTTGCGCTGTTCCTCGTTCAGCGGACCGAGCTGCTCGTCCTGGATCAATTCGACGTAGCCCTTGATATGGGCGAGAGGCGTGCGCAACTCGTGGCTGACGTTCGAGATCAGGTTGGCCTTGATCTGGTTGAGCTCAGTCAGACGTTCGAGGGTGCGGCGGAGTTCGGCCGTGCGCTCGATCACCCGGCGCTCCAGGGTGCGGTTGGCCTCCTGAAGCGCAGCGTGCAGCTCAATGATCTGGCGGGTGATCGCCCGGTCCAGGGTCTCCCGATCCACCAGGCCCATCTCGAGCAAGGTCTGGCCGAGCAGGCGCGCCTGGCCGCTGGCGGCGACCTCTTTCTGGCGGGCGAGCGCCTGGCCCAGCTGGACCTCGGTCAGCACACCTTGCTCGATCAAGTACTCGCCAATACGCGGGACCATGGACTCCGGGGTGCGGCGCATGGGGGCCGTTTCGGGGAAGCCCTCGAGGTAGGCCCGTTCGGCCAGGAGGGCCAGAAGGAACAGGTCGACCCCGCAGTGGGGACAGGTTCGCGAATCGGGCGGGAGACGGGTGCCACATTGGGGGCAGGACGCCCCCAGCCTGCCCGTCTGGGATGCAGGCGGCGTTGTCATAGGGCGAGCGGAAGGGCCTCCTCTCCGTTCGGTACTATAGCCTCACTGGCGCATGTGGGCAAGTGCGGCTGGGTTGAGAGGTGGCTGTAAGGTCGGCCGGAGGCCGCGACGTAGATAATGGGATCGAGCTTGCGGAGAGGTCTATGGCCATATCGGTGCTCCTAATTGATGACGACCCGGATTTGTCGATCATGCTTCGCACCTTGCTGCGAGGGCAGGATTTCCAGATCCGGGCTGTATTCACCGGCGAGGATGGCGTGCGAGAGGTCAAACTCGACGAGCCGGACGTGATCATCCTCGATTTGCTGATGCCGGAGATGGATGGCTGGCAGGTTTGCGAGGAGATCCGGTCGTTCTCCGATGTGCCGATCCTGATCCTCTCGGCCCTCGGCGCTCCGGGCAGCGTGGCCCGGGCGCTGGACGCCGGTGCCGACGATTACTTGATCAAGCCGGTCCACGCCAGCTTGCTGGCATCCCGGCTGCGCACCCTGGTGCGGCGCAAGTCGCTGGCGCTGGTCGGAGCCGACGTCGCGGCCTGATTTCCCTTTGGTTTGGATCGCTGGCTGGCAACCGCGTTTCTCCATCTCAGCGGCGCACCTCAGGGTGCGCCGCTGAGATTCTGGGCGCGTGCGCCGGGGGTGCCCGGTGAGTCGGTCTCTCAGCTCAAGCATGCCGTGCCCGGGAGGCTCCCGACGCTTTTCCAGGCCTGTGTTCGGTGGGATGTTGTCGAGGGCGAGCGGCGTCGGCTTACAGGGGAGCCTGCGTGGCGCCGCCGTCGAAGAACAGGGCGTGGCCATGGATGTAGGACGCCGCCGGGGAAGCCAGCCAGGCGACGGTGTCCCCGAACTCCTCGGCCGTACCCATCCTCCTCAGCGGGACCCCGGCCGTGATCCGGGCAATCTCCGCCTGGGCGGTGCCGCCGGATCGGTCAGCTCGGTCCTGCATCAGTTCTTCCACGCGCTCGGTGCGGGTCCAGGCCGGGTTCAAGCTGTTGACGCGAATGCCGCTGGGACCGAGTTCATTCGCCAGGCTCTTGGCCAGGCCGATCACCGCCATGCGCAGGGCGTTGGAGAGGATCAAATTCTCGACCGGCTGCTTGACGGAGTACGACTGACAGAACACGATGCTCCCGTTGGCCTGGCGGAGCATGGAGGGCACGACGGCGTAACATAGCCGAACCGCGCTCATCACGGTCGCCTGGAAGGAGGAATCCCAGTCCTCGGGAGCGAAGTTCAAGAACGGCCCAGGCGGCGGCCCCCCGGCGTTGGCCACCAGGATGTCGATGCGGCCGAGTCGCTCCATGGCCTGGGAGACGAACTGCTCCACCTGAGGCCCAGAGCTCAGGTCGGTTTGAAACGAAAGAACCTGGATACCGGCGGCCTGCTGGATCTCAGCGGCGGCCGTGTGAATGCGCTCACCGCGGGCGCAGATGGCGACCCTTGCGCCTTCACGCGCCAGCGCGGCTGCGGCTGCCCGCCCGAGTCCACGCGAGGCGGCGGTCACGATCGCCGTCTTTCCTGCCAATCCAAGGTCCATCGTGCCTCCGCTGAGTGCCTCACAGGGCGTGATATTGGTAGTCCACGACTGTCATGTCAGGGCGTTGGCGCTCGACCCAGCCCGGGATCTTCGACAACCAGCGTTCGACGTGCCGGCCGTCGTTGCTGACGGCCACGATCCCGATGACGGCGTCTTCATGCCGATCCATCAGTTCGACTTCGGCCGCCGAGACACTGAACTCGCGCTGCAACGCCGCCAGCAGGGGCTTGAGGCGGCCCCGCTTCTCCTTAAGCGATCGGCAGCCAGGCAGGCGAATCTCGAGCACGATCGCACCGACGTGCATGGCATGAGTGTAGCCCGCGGTCAGCAGGCCGGCAAGGCCAGCCCCGCCCGTGCCGTCCCTCGTCCCGGCATTGGCTGACCGGTCGGCCCACACTCTGCGCAGGCATGAAGTCCGCAGGTCATGCTGTGCAGCCGATGGCTGCTGATCGGAAGCCGCCCACAAGGGAACCACTTGGAGAGATCTTCAGATCTTGCGTTGGATAGGCGGAGCCAGAAACCGTGCCTGCGTCTCGGCGCTGAGCGGACGCCCGCCGTCAGGCCACCGGCAGAGCCGGCTGAGGCTGGGTCGCACCGCAGCACGGCGCGCCCTGCGATCCGGGCGCGGGCTGCGCGCTGGCTAACGGCGGTGGGCCTAGGGCGGCTCCGGCGCGCCCGGGTCAGACGCGGGCGGTCCAGGCCTCGGAGCCATAGGTGGCCTCGGCGAGGGCGCGGGCGCGTTCCGTTTCGCCTGCGCTCAACGAGGCCGCCTTGAGGTCGATCCGCAGGGCCATCGCCATACCTCGGGTCAGCGCCTCCGCCGCCTCCTCCCAGCCAACGGTTCGGCCCAGCAGGTCCGAGAGGGTTGCGGCCTTCGACCGGAGTTGATCTCGGGCACCCTGGCGGGCGTCGTCCGAATCGAACCGCAGGCCAAGGCAGATCCGGGTGATGTCCCCCGAGAGCGGGATCGTGCCGTGCTGCAGCACAGTCTGCCGCCGCCGCACCTGAGCGCTGCCGGCGACCTTCCGTCCTTGCAGGCTGATCTCGTAGGCGCTTGGCGCCTCGAAGCACACCGGCTGCTGGCGTTCGGCCTGCGAGAGCGGGATGCCGGGCTGCACTTCG is drawn from Anaerolineales bacterium and contains these coding sequences:
- a CDS encoding lipoate--protein ligase family protein, which encodes MSTPPSPWRLILSPAAPGSDNMATDHALQEAVAEGTAPPTLRLYAWNPPCLSLGFAQPIAQLDRDRADSLGWDVVRRPTGGRAILHTDELTYSIVLPEGDPRVAGGVLESYQHLSLGIVAGLELLGLQPEVQPGIPLSQAERQQPVCFEAPSAYEISLQGRKVAGSAQVRRRQTVLQHGTIPLSGDITRICLGLRFDSDDARQGARDQLRSKAATLSDLLGRTVGWEEAAEALTRGMAMALRIDLKAASLSAGETERARALAEATYGSEAWTARV
- a CDS encoding HAMP domain-containing histidine kinase, with product MVPRIGEYLIEQGVLTEVQLGQALARQKEVAASGQARLLGQTLLEMGLVDRETLDRAITRQIIELHAALQEANRTLERRVIERTAELRRTLERLTELNQIKANLISNVSHELRTPLAHIKGYVELIQDEQLGPLNEEQRKAVTVMYRATDRLERLIEDLIEYSTASRAGMTIDLRRVDAAELADQVVSRSRSKADKAGVSLVLSIAPTVPAVHADREKIGWVLYQLLDNGIKFTPAGGSVEVSASADRELVTLIVRDTGIGIPQERLEEIFEPFHQLDGSPTRRYGGTGLGLALVKMILGAHGAQLQVESSEGQGTVFRFSLPTAASAS
- a CDS encoding response regulator, with the protein product MAISVLLIDDDPDLSIMLRTLLRGQDFQIRAVFTGEDGVREVKLDEPDVIILDLLMPEMDGWQVCEEIRSFSDVPILILSALGAPGSVARALDAGADDYLIKPVHASLLASRLRTLVRRKSLALVGADVAA
- a CDS encoding SDR family oxidoreductase; the encoded protein is MDLGLAGKTAIVTAASRGLGRAAAAALAREGARVAICARGERIHTAAAEIQQAAGIQVLSFQTDLSSGPQVEQFVSQAMERLGRIDILVANAGGPPPGPFLNFAPEDWDSSFQATVMSAVRLCYAVVPSMLRQANGSIVFCQSYSVKQPVENLILSNALRMAVIGLAKSLANELGPSGIRVNSLNPAWTRTERVEELMQDRADRSGGTAQAEIARITAGVPLRRMGTAEEFGDTVAWLASPAASYIHGHALFFDGGATQAPL
- a CDS encoding DUF503 domain-containing protein: MVPLWAASDQQPSAAQHDLRTSCLRRVWADRSANAGTRDGTGGAGLAGLLTAGYTHAMHVGAIVLEIRLPGCRSLKEKRGRLKPLLAALQREFSVSAAEVELMDRHEDAVIGIVAVSNDGRHVERWLSKIPGWVERQRPDMTVVDYQYHAL